GGAACCACGATGAAACGAAACCCTTGGAAATCAACGCTAGAAAAAGCGTGAAGATGGGCACTGGCATGAGAAATTCAACGGAGACAGAGATTCAGAAGGTACTTCACGAGTGTCACAGGACATTTTCTATGAAGGCCTCAGAAATCAAAGGAGTAGACCCAGGGGTAGCCACGAGCTAAACGTCAGCCCAGCCATGAAGCTAGTTCGGCAGAAGAAATAGAGGCACTCGGAGGAACGACAAAAGATAATAGCCGAAGAGATAAAACAAGTTGTTGGGAGCAATCTTTATCAAGGAGGTCAAGTATACGGAATGGTTGAGCAACGTGGTCCTGGTAAAAAAGGCAATTGGCAGACACCGCATATTCGTCGACTTCACAGACCCGAACAAAGCATGCCCAAAGGACTCCTTTCCCCTATCTAACATCAACCAGCTGGTCGACTCCACCGCATGTTACATGCTATAAAGCTTGGCGGATATGGCGCAAGGATACAATCAGATCCCGATGATTGAGGAAGATAAAACAAAGACAAGCTTTGTCACCGTCGAGGGTACCTACTGTTACACAATGATGCCATTTGGGTTGAAAAAAGCGGGGCAACGTACCAACGATTGATGAAATGCATGTTTAAGGACCAAATCGGTAAAATAATTGGGGTGTACGTCAATGATGTGATTGTGAAAAGCAAGATCGAAGAGGACCACCTTAAGGACCTACGAATAATGATGGAAGTACTCGACAAGTTCAATAGGACGATGAATCTAGAAAAATGCATATTTTGAGTAGAAGGAGGGAAATTTCTCGGGTACATGGTATCGCAAAGAGGAGTGAAAGCTAACCCAGAAAAAATCAAGGCAATCTTGGAAATGACCCCACCGAAAAACCAATGGGAAGTGCAAATCCTATACAGAAGAGTAACGGCACTAGGACAGTTCATCTCGTCATCAGCAAAGAGATGCCTCCCGTTCTACAAGACATTGAAAACGAAGACATTCAAATGGGGAAAAGAGTGCGACCAAGCCTTTGAAGACCTAAAGAAGTTCCTACTGAAACCGCCACTACTAAGCCGGCCGAAAGACACAGAAATCCTTTACTTGTACACTTCAGTATGCAGAGACGCAACCACAGCGGTTTTGGTAAGAGAGGAGGCAGGCCAACAACTACCTCTGTTCTACGTCAGTCAGACCTTGAAAGATGTGGagcaaaaatatccaaaaatctAAAAGATGGCGCTAGCCTAGACACCAACGGCAAAGAAGTTGAGATCATACTTCAAAGTTCACCCGATAGTTGTGTGAACCGATCAACCGACGAGGAAGGCGCTCTGGAGGCCGGGGCTCTCAGGGAGATTATTCAAATGGTAAATACAACTAGGGGAGCACGACATTTAATACGAACCCAGACAGGCAATGAAAGCCCAAGCGACTTCGTAGCAGAGCTGACTGGATGTTCCACACCAGACTTGGAGGTAAAACAACAATGGGAACTATATGTCGGCAGGGAAAAGAATGAAAAGGGGGCAGGGGCAGGAGTCATCCTCAAAGGCCCACACAAAGTGCAAATCAAGTACGGAGTCCATTTGAGATCTGCAAAAACTAATAATATGACGGAGTATGAAGTGTTGATAGCAGGATTGGCACTAGCGGTCGAGGTAAAAACCGAGAGCTTGAAGATCAACTACGGCTCGCAGTTGGTCGTTAGGCAAATAGAAGGAACGTTTGCCACATAGAAAGAAAATTTGATAAGATATAACAAAAGAACGGAGAAACTGTTACGAGAAATTGAGAAGCGAGGAGGACAATGGCAAAGAAGGAAGATAGGAAGGGAAGAAAATGTAGAAGCAAATATAATAGCAAAAGCAGCCTCAGAGAAAAGCGACAAGTTTCAGCGAATGAAACTCAAAGAGGAAATATCATCCCCGACCATCAATGCACCAAAAAATTACCACACACAAGAAATAGATAAACGGATGGAGCTAATTTGGAGGTACCTAGAGGAGGGGAAAACCTCCAATGACAGAGGAGAGGAAGAGAAGATAAGAAGAGCAGCCAGCCGTTACGCGATTTACCAAGGAATGATGTACCAAACGGCTGTGAGTCACCCCTGGTGCAGATGCGTATCGCGAAGATAAGGGCAATACATCCTAAGCGAATTACACGAAAGAATATGCAGAGCTCATAAGGGGCCAACCGCCATGGCAAGAAATGCATCTTTGCAAGGATATTATTGGCCGACCATGGAGGCAGACTCAAAGGAGCTGGTCAAGAAATGCGATAAATGCCAAAAAGCACGGAGATAGGTCGCATAGTCTTGCTCAAGAGACAAAGCCATCATGCAACCCTTGGCCGTTTGCAAAATGGGGAATGGACATCCTTGGGCCATTCCCAACGGCGAAAAACCAGAAAAAAATGCATCTTTATGGCGATCGACCATTCCACCTAATGGGTTGAAGTAGAGGTAAGTGTCAACGATAACCGCGGGCAAAGCTGAGGAATTCTGTTTATGACCTCCGTCATTCCACTAGTTTGGGGATCAGCTCTGGTGCATCGCAGCAGAGTTGCCGAAGCTCAGCTCCACCGTGCCGTAGTTGGCAAGGTGCAGCGCCTGTTGGAGAGTCAGTCCAGCAGGTCTGGTGGCTTCCACCTCCAGCCAGCCATCACTTAAACCGTACTCATATATCACAACCCTCACATCTcataaaaccaaacaattcgCAGCTCTAGCAATCAATTGATAGTCCAAACTACCATTTTTAGCATTAGAATTCATCATCTCCATTTAACTcaaccaaaacagaaaattaactcagaaactgtaataccccatactTTTAAAAGTGTCAAGTATAGTGTGATGAGGCATAATCGTAAGAATTAAGATCGAGGATGTTAGATTAAGTGCAAATAATATGGATTTATACCAAAGAGGGTCTACTTCGGttctcataaaataataatttattggtaatttattatttattaaattgaatttgaacGGGACTAGAGAAAGATcaataagttaaaataaaataattggtaAGTCTCGAGCTAATAAATTTTACGTTAGagttcgtaaaataattttatgaatttaagattaaattttataaaatttggacgctagtattttattaaattggatttgaattatcaaaaataaaattatataaataaaatataattctcGGATTAATAAATACTGTGGCTAAATCCGttatttattataaagaaaTTATCATCAAAGTTTCATTTAATAACGAAAttaatttggattaaattggatGAAAAGATTAGGATTTGAGTTGAATGGTATTTTTAAAGGGACTTGCATGGCCTTTTAGCCCATTATCCTTGTCCTATAAATACCTAAGCTCCCGCCCATTTCCACTAAGTCTTCATCATTTTCATACGATTGAATAATTAAAACCCTAACCCTCTCAAACCCTTACCATTGCCAATCATCATCATAACCATCATCAAGTTCAATTTGTTGGTTTGTTTGAGCACTTGATATGGTGGAGGCTATTTCTTTCAATTCCGACAACCAATCGCATAAATTAAAGCTTGGTTGTGAAGTTAACTCACATGTGGACAAGgtataatttacagtttttaATTCGGTCGTATTTTTGGTTGATTAATTGGTGATTAAAGTGGATTAAAATTTTGTTTGATGTAAGTGTTTAAGGTTACGGTTTGAGCTATGATTTTGAAggtttttaatgaattattttggAGCTTTTGATATGAGTTTGAGTTTATATCAAGGTGTTAGCGTTGAGAGGCTCAGGGCTGCTCCTAGGGGGCAGAAAACTGCTCCGGTGAGCAGAATATGCTAGCTGAGCAGAATATGCTCAGCAAGTAGAACCAGCTCTGCTCGCTTGAGCAGAGCAAGGCAGTCTCCAGCCGACTCGGTAAGCGGTACTCGGTAGTTTTTCCGACCTCGATGTGTTTTGAATTCGATCCGAGATAAATCATAGTGTTTGGAGAAGTTATGGAAAGCTAGTTTGAAGGATTTGTTTgtgattgattttaaaaattaaagagtgCAAGTTGTGTAAAATGAATTGACAGAACTATGAAGTCTTTGTATCAAAGTTTAAAAAGGACAATAAAGTCTGAAAGAAAGGattaaaaatggattatttgtgGTTTGAACAAGTCAAAAACTATTTTGATTGTTAGAAAAAGGATAATTAGGAGCAAACTTTGAAAGTGAATGGTGGATAAATGAAATATCAGAATGAGTCGGTTTTGGTGTCTTTGCGTTCATTGCGGAACAGAGAATGGAATTGTGGGATATCCCATGCCACGATATTGGCAGAGCAGCTGCAAAAATGGCTGCAAACAGCAGCCCATAGGGCTGTTCTGTGGTTTTTGAACCAGTCCGGGAAAGCAACTTTCGGGCTAGTTTTCGACCTTTTCGGGTTTGAATTTGAGTCTGAGGTCCAAActaaagttgtaggcgacgatcctaactttaagaatgtcTATTTTACTTAATTGTTGTGACTGTTTTACATTAGCGTTTTGATAGGCCGACGTTGCCTCAAAAAAATAGTTTTGGAAAAGTCGGTTTTTACTAGGAATTTTATTAGCTCGACtaattatcagttattcggaTAATGTTTTGAGATaaagtaaattataaaaaataagaaaagtaatttaataaataaatataataccccgtatttcTAAGGTCATTTAGTGGTGCCACGTGTCCTAATTTATGATAGTTAAAATCAAGAAGAtcaagaataaattaaaatattttggattaAGACCGAAGTGGGTCAAATATATTAGTCgccaaaaaaaaataagtttggACATTTTATTCGTAAGAGCAGGTGATAGCGGGATAAAAAAACGCTAAGaaaattaatgtaaaataaagtataagtctCGAGCTAATGATTCTTCCGCCATCgtccgtgaaatattttgaAGAATTTATCGTTAAAGTTTCGTGAAGTTGTGAGACTGCAGTATAATTGAACGCGAACGTTAATTAaggaattgagttaaagtacgaGGTTACGTTGCTTGAGCCAAGTTGCACTTTAACCAAGCTATATAAGAATCCATGTTCATTTGAAATGAATATGATCAGAAGCCATAACTCACCATTTCTTTATCTCATCGTCGTCTTCATCGCACAAGTTAGggtatcatcgtttttaatccAATTTTGATGTTTCTTGCTTTCTATTCTTAGTATTTCAAGGGGTAATAAAGGTAAGCGACTCGGTTTTCATTTTGTTTGGatgaatttgaatatatttggaTGGTATGAGTTAGGGTTTTGAACAGTTCGAATCATTTTAGCCTTTTTCATTCGTATTAATCGTTTTCTATAAGTTTTTGAGGTTTGTGAGCATGATTAAGGTGTTCGGTATGTACAGAATGATCGGAAACACGTCGTAATTGAATTTCTAACGAGTTGGGACTGTTTTGGAGTCCTCATAACGTGAAGCACTATCCTCACGATGTGAGGACGACTTGGCATGACATGCCAAGCATTTTTGGAATCGGGTACGACGTGCCGAGGTCCGAAACGACGTACCCTGACCCTATAGTGATTTATGGACTCTGAAAACGTGATATTTGGACGTAAAACTTGTCTTTTATGATTAGGGTTTTGAAAAGAGTTAGAAGGTAAATGGAGATTGATTCCTAAATTCCTAATTGAGAAGGTAAATGTGTTTGTATGTGATGTGGTTTgagtacctaggaactactgtagcacataggattcgagtcatgtcctCAGAATGTTTTTgcttgttttcaaaactttcagtTTTCCTTTTTCGGATATGAGTCTTTGCATATGTTTGTTTGATAGTGTATGATGAGATGCGTATGTGTGTATTGTTAGTTTTGCATTGAGATATGATTAGGCGGGTAACGTGGTGTATATGATTCGGTTAACATGGATGACTAACTATAGATCATAATTCGGTAATGAAAGAAAGATATTTGAGATCAAGCGACTAGCAATTCATGAAGAGACAATGGCAGTGTACGAGAACGGGATTTTAAGATTTGTGTGTTCGGATAGCGATACGAGTTCGAGTAGCAATATGCTAGGATGAAGCATCGTTTAAATGAGATATTTATGGTATTATACCCTAAAGTACGAAAAGTATGAAAGAAGAGCATAGAACCTATTGATCGACTTGAGAATCCAGAAAGATGGAAGATAGATGAGTAGGAACGAGTTAAAGCATTAGTAAGACTATGCTATCTTTGGATTGAATCGTTATACTGGTCGAATTatggaatatgatattcctaCGACGGTTATGAAGAGTCTAACTGTTGCGATCGTCAAACAGGGAGATAGATAATAGTGTTTCTGAAAAGATTTTGGACAGGAAACTTACATGAATGGTAGTGATAAGCTAAAGGTGTAAGCGacgaaaatataaaataagagAGAAGGAAAGAAGTTTGAGGCAGAAAATTGATAGGATGTGTATGGTGGGACGGACACAGAAACCACATTATGTCACCAAACAAgagatatatataaacataaagcATAAAGGATagaatgttaattttatgtCACAATGGAACGTGACATTTGGAAATTGGCGTAAAGATGTAATCTATACGTTAAGGTTATACTAAGTAAAATGCTTTAAGGATAAAGCATAAGATACTCATAAAAAGTATTATGAGTTATTTGAGATACATGGCTTTGGATtttaaaattcgaggacgaatttttaaaaggagtggagaatgtaataccttGTATTTTTAAGGTCATTTAGTGGTGCCACGTGTCCTAATTTGTGATGGTTAAAATCAAGAAGGtcgagaataaattaaaatattttggattaAGACCGAAGTGGGTCTAATATATTAGTCtcgaaataataattaaatttgaaaattattattcgtaAGAGCAAGTGTTAGCGGGTAAAAAAACTCTAAGaaagttaatataaaataaattacaagtCTCGAGCTAACGATTCTTCCGCCATCCTctgtgaaatatttttaagaatttatcgtTAAAGTTTCATGAAGTTCCAAGACTGTTTTAAAATTGGACGCGGACGTTAATTAaggaattgagttaaagtacgaGATTAAGTTGCTTGAGCCAAGTTGCACTTTAACCAAGCTATATAAGAATCAATATTCATTTGAAATGAATATGATCAGAAGATAAAACTCACCATTTCTTCATCTCATTCGTCTTCATCGCACAAGCTAGGGTTTCATcgttttttatatgtttttgacgTTTCTTGCTTCATATTCTTAGTATTTCAGCGGGTAATAAAGGTAAGAAACTCGGTTTTCATTTCGGTTAGATGAAGCTTAAGATATTTGGATGGTATGAGTTAGAGTTTAGAGTGGTTCAAATCATTTTAGCCTTTTTGATTCGTACTAATCGTTTTCTTTAAGTTTTTTAGGTTTGTGAGCATTATTAAGGTGTTGGGTATGTACGAAATGATCGGAAACACGTCGTATTTGAATTTCTAACGATTTGGGACTGTTTTGGAGTCCTCATGACGTGAGGAAGGCCCTCACGACGCGAGGAAGGCTTGGCTAACGTGCCAAGCATGTCGTTTATCATTAGGGTTTTGAACCTAATTGCATCAATAGGCTCTGTGATCACTATTGTCCGGATATGTCATAGTATAAGTCTCGATCCCTTCGTAGGTTACTCGTCTTGTTTGATTAAATACAAAGTTGAACTTGTTGGAATTATCTCAGGACCTGTATCTAGAGTTAACTCGATAGAACTATCTCGGAACTCATATCGATCGTTTGGATTTGAGAAGTGGTGTCATGACCCAAAATCATGGGCcaagaccgacgctagggaatgggagtggtagcttcaAAACCCGTTGCAAGCCTGAAAACCTGTAAAAAAAATTTTGCAAACAAAACATTTTCCAAATAGTAcacaatatcaaaatacatgcgACCCCTGTTTGAAACATACATCAGAGTTAATGTGTTTTACAAAATAGAGTCAGtctattctaaactactgcagacttgctagaatgagaaccttTTCTCATGACTCGTATTACTTAtaagaattaaaacttcggaagcttcgttCTCCAAATCATACCcactcaacctgtaaaaattggaggGACAACGgagtcagtataaaactgagtgattTCCTCCAATTACAAGCAATATTTCATAATGGgtgaaaacatttgaaaacctctttatatagaaaatattctttttggatcATAGTCTGTATGATCTTACTTTTAaaacatacttcgtatgttTATTCACACTTTCATAGGCCATGTATGTCTCATAAACTAATtgtttatgttatagacgtacaTCACACCTTTGCTTCATTCTTATATCTCATGTATGTTTATATTATGTACGTACTTGAAATCTTTCGTTTACTGTTATTGTTTTGATTGTCTTTCATTTCCTGTTTAGCTATTGGTCCCAAACAAAATCCGAGTCTTAATCCTTAGACGTACTTTCCATAGCACGTATACTCATCGTTATCCTGTGATCATGCCACATTTTCCAAATGGTAAAAGTCACCAAACTACCTTGTACCATCTCCTCTTCACAACTTGTGGGTCctgagataattcaaccgagttcaccCTCTAGACCTAGGTTCGTGGC
This region of Mercurialis annua linkage group LG1-X, ddMerAnnu1.2, whole genome shotgun sequence genomic DNA includes:
- the LOC126669749 gene encoding uncharacterized protein LOC126669749; translated protein: MVSQRGVKANPEKIKAILEMTPPKNQWEVQILYRRVTALGQFISSSAKRCLPFYKTLKTKTFKWGKECDQAFEDLKKFLLKPPLLSRPKDTEILYLYTSVCRDATTAVLSDLERCGAKISKNLKDGASLDTNGKEVEIILQSSPDSCVNRSTDEEGALEAGALREIIQMVNTTRGARHLIRTQTGNESPSDFVAELTGCSTPDLEVKQQWELYVGREKNEKGAGAGVILKGPHKVQIKYGVHLRSAKTNNMTEYEVLIAGLALAVEKLLREIEKRGGQWQRRKIGREENVEANIIAKAASEKSDKFQRMKLKEEISSPTINAPKNYHTQEIDKRMELIWRYLEEGKTSNDRGEEEKIRRAASQLIRGQPPWQEMHLCKDIIGRPWRQTQRSWSRNAINAKKHGDRSHSLAQETKPSCNPWPFAKWGMDILGPFPTAKNQKKMHLYGDRPFHLMG